The following proteins are encoded in a genomic region of Papaver somniferum cultivar HN1 unplaced genomic scaffold, ASM357369v1 unplaced-scaffold_10, whole genome shotgun sequence:
- the LOC113326166 gene encoding glycine-rich protein 23-like produces the protein MAKLGYVMLLVLVCSVYITSARNVPVDSSSVVVKHHKSTTKSAAVGVDDQKNFVKYGGIGGYAGIGGFAGVGGALGGVGAAGGVGAAGGVGGIGGIGGAAGGLGGLGGGSGLGGGSGLGGLGGLGGGSGLGGAGGSAGAGGGAGCADGSGVHTLP, from the coding sequence ATGGCCAAGTTAGGGTATGTGATGTTATTAGTACTAGTATGCTCTGTTTACATTACTAGTGCACGTAATGTCCCTGTAGATTCATCATCAGTAGTTGTTAAGCATCACAAGTCTACAACCAAGTCAGCTGCAGTAGGCGTGGATGATCAGAAGAATTTTGTCAAATACGGTGGTATAGGTGGCTACGCAGGTATTGGGGGattcgctggtgttggtggtgctCTAGGGGGTGTTGGTGCAGCTGGTGGAGTAGGTGCAGCAGGGGGTGTTGGTGGTATCGGGGGTATTGGTGGTGCAGCAGGCGGGCTTGGTGGCTTGGGAGGTGGTAGTGGTCTCGGCggtggcagtggtcttggtgggcTAGGCGGTTTGGGAGGTGGAAGCGGTCTTGGTGGTGCTGGCGGTAGTGCAGGTGCGGGTGGTGGTGCAGGATGTGCGGATGGTAGTGGTGTTCATACTCTACCATAA